A stretch of Apis cerana isolate GH-2021 linkage group LG1, AcerK_1.0, whole genome shotgun sequence DNA encodes these proteins:
- the LOC107994726 gene encoding max-binding protein MNT isoform X1: protein MGVLLVSDGTAAVQPRMNLNTVKAAGAQRAIDVGNETNNNVNGLRDANSPMPTQVVGIINVVNDEPVRSWMPPPPKKKWIRHYLLEEEPLENNRTNGNHTASARGSPVISNTRVTPPSASANSAHLTALHSASHHHLSHHQQQQQQPAQQQQQLQHQQQHQQQQHQQQQQQHHHHHHHHNNHNSTHNPYVENHNSNHAQQNAGNLVVDVEPSHDNKKHRNGPCVIRSGTREVHNKLEKNRRAHLKECFELLKRQLPSQEEKKSSNLSILHAAIRHIHMLKRKERDYEHEMERLAREKIAAQQRLLALKKELAATWDHIDFNTLLPEQNSVADITATRSISENMEVDVTGLARGGTRYSSTSSLSSAATVSSPQTLQTNSTTSNIHNQVATAAVVCQTQGMNLAPSSRESPPASSSPGSSAPSIPTPAQEKVNTSPTGIVQQPHQLHLPINAQILNTSQGLPTIVPTLQHIGPSLRVIPGDTRQLLVTHTAGNNESRPLTLAVQNSSDQSRPLIAVQSNTGSEPRPVALVVHSSTANDNRVTIVHSNLSNNDRPLALAVQSSANDVRPVTFVHSANEGRPLVLAAHSPALNVSNAQTRIRAGDAQTTHKMVGGVTLVGGNGSELTRLPGGAELNILPANGLTLSHTGVSLQTTTGKPGSTVMQNAPSTEGIAHIVGPHTPLSGLTPIVTPMTVVSQGNQVTAHILAPSSLAGKMITTPILKSVAQMPIVNAQYINTTTLVKPVVVVSSPSTSTPQSTTASSTQPSSTTHSTV from the exons ATGGGAGTTCTGTTGGTATCGGATGGCACAGCGGCGGTTCAACCTCGTATGAATTTGAACACTGTTAAAGCTGCGGGAGCGCAGCGTGCGATCGACGTTGGTAACGAGACGAATAACAATGTAAACGGCCTGAGAGACGCGAATAGTCCGATGCCGACGCAGGTCGTCGGTATAATCAACGTGGTCAACGACGAGCCGGTGCGCAGCTGGATGCCACCTCCACCTAAGAAAAAATGGATACGACATTATCTGCTCG agGAGGAGCCGTTGGAAAATAATAGGACGAACGGAAATCACACGGCGAGCGCCCGAGGTAGCCCCGTGATCTCAAACACGCGAGTAACGCCACCCTCGGCGAGCGCGAACTCGGCTCATCTGACCGCCCTGCACTCCGCGTCGCACCACCACCTATCTCATCaccagcaacagcagcagcaaccggcgcagcagcagcagcaactgCAACACCAGCAGCAGCACCAGCAGCAGCAAcaccagcagcagcagcagcaacatcaccatcatcatcaccatcaCAACAATCACAACAGTACCCATAATCCTTACGTGGAAAATCATAATTCGAATCACGCGCAACAGAATGCTGGCAATCTCGTCGTCGACGTTGAACCGAGCCACGACAATAAGAAACATCGAAATGG ACCGTGCGTAATCCGTTCTGGCACCAGAGAAGTGCATAACAAATTGGAGAAAAATCGAAGGGCACACCTGAAAGAATGCTTCGAATTGTTGAAGAGACAACTTCCTTcacaagaagagaaaaaatcgtCGAATCTTTCGATTCTTCATGCTGCGATCAGGCATATACAT ATGTTGAAAAGGAAGGAACGTGATTATGAACATGAAATGGAAAGGCTTGCCAGAGAAAAAATTGCTGCACAACAGAGATTGTTAGCTTTGAAGAAAGAACTTGCTGCTACGTGGGatcatattgattttaatactcTTTTACCAGAACAGAATTCGGTTGCCGATATAACGGCTACGAGAAGTA tttcaGAAAACATGGAGGTTGATGTGACTGGACTTGCTCGGGGTGGTACAAGGTATAGTAGTACCAGCAGTCTGAGCAGTGCAGCCACGGTCAGTTCACCACAGACACTTCAAACCAATAGTACGACTTCCAATATTCATAATCAAGTTGCCACCGCAGCTGTAGTTTGCCAAACGCAAGGAATGAATCTTGCACCAAGTTCTAGGGAAAGTCCACCTGCAAGTTCAAGTCCTGGATCATCCGCACCTAGCATTCCTACTCCAGCACag gAGAAAGTTAATACTTCACCAACGGGTATAGTACAGCAGCCGCACCAGCTGCACTTACCGATCAACGCTCAGATATTGAACACGAGTCAAGGTTTACCAACTATCGTCCCAACGCTTCAACACATCGGACCGAGTTTGAGGGTGATACCCGGTGACACAAGGCAACTTCTGGTTACTCACACAGCTGGCAATAACGAGTCCAGGCCGCTCACGTTAGCTGTGCAAAACTCGTCGGATCAATCGAGGCCGCTCATTGCCGTGCAATCGAACACTGGAAGTGAGCCAAGGCCCGTAGCGCTGGTCGTTCACTCGTCCACGGCCAACGACAACAGGGTAACGATCGTGCATTCTAATCTATCCAACAACGACAGGCCGTTGGCCCTAGCCGTGCAATCGTCCGCCAATGACGTCAGGCCAGTTACATTTGTGCACTCTGCAAACGAGGGAAGGCCGTTAGTTCTTGCAGCGCATTCTCCTGCATTGAATGTGTCAA ATGCTCAAACAAGGATAAGAGCGGGAGATGCGCAAACCACGCATAAAATGGTTGGTGGTGTAACATTGGTAGGCGGAAATGGATCGGAGTTGACCAGACTTCCCGGTGGCGCTGAATTAAACATACTCCCTGCAAATG GATTGACGTTGAGCCACACAGGAGTGTCGCTTCAAACCACAACAGGTAAACCAGGTTCGACAGTGATGCAAAACGCTCCGTCCACAGAGGGTATAGCTCACATCGTTGGTCCGCACACACCCCTTTCCGGCTTGACACCAATTGTCACGCCGATGACCGTTGTTTCGCAAGGAAATCAAGTGACTGCTCATATCCTAGCCCCCTCCAGCCTTGCGGGCAAAATGATAACCACcccaattttaaaatctgtgGCACAAATGCCGATCGTGAACGCTCAGTACATCAATACCACCACTCTGGTGAAGCCTGTTGTTGTCGTAAGTTCACCGTCAACATCTACACCGCAATCGACGACGGCTTCCAGTACACAACCTTCCTCGACCACACATTCGACCGTCTGA
- the LOC107994726 gene encoding uncharacterized protein LOC107994726 isoform X2, protein MSLETLLEAARFVEQQEKKRERLASSSSSSSDHPLAVAPHSNHHNSNEPRGAKLKRERTEQDDLFCEEKMLIIDEEEPLENNRTNGNHTASARGSPVISNTRVTPPSASANSAHLTALHSASHHHLSHHQQQQQQPAQQQQQLQHQQQHQQQQHQQQQQQHHHHHHHHNNHNSTHNPYVENHNSNHAQQNAGNLVVDVEPSHDNKKHRNGPCVIRSGTREVHNKLEKNRRAHLKECFELLKRQLPSQEEKKSSNLSILHAAIRHIHMLKRKERDYEHEMERLAREKIAAQQRLLALKKELAATWDHIDFNTLLPEQNSVADITATRSISENMEVDVTGLARGGTRYSSTSSLSSAATVSSPQTLQTNSTTSNIHNQVATAAVVCQTQGMNLAPSSRESPPASSSPGSSAPSIPTPAQEKVNTSPTGIVQQPHQLHLPINAQILNTSQGLPTIVPTLQHIGPSLRVIPGDTRQLLVTHTAGNNESRPLTLAVQNSSDQSRPLIAVQSNTGSEPRPVALVVHSSTANDNRVTIVHSNLSNNDRPLALAVQSSANDVRPVTFVHSANEGRPLVLAAHSPALNVSNAQTRIRAGDAQTTHKMVGGVTLVGGNGSELTRLPGGAELNILPANGLTLSHTGVSLQTTTGKPGSTVMQNAPSTEGIAHIVGPHTPLSGLTPIVTPMTVVSQGNQVTAHILAPSSLAGKMITTPILKSVAQMPIVNAQYINTTTLVKPVVVVSSPSTSTPQSTTASSTQPSSTTHSTV, encoded by the exons agGAGGAGCCGTTGGAAAATAATAGGACGAACGGAAATCACACGGCGAGCGCCCGAGGTAGCCCCGTGATCTCAAACACGCGAGTAACGCCACCCTCGGCGAGCGCGAACTCGGCTCATCTGACCGCCCTGCACTCCGCGTCGCACCACCACCTATCTCATCaccagcaacagcagcagcaaccggcgcagcagcagcagcaactgCAACACCAGCAGCAGCACCAGCAGCAGCAAcaccagcagcagcagcagcaacatcaccatcatcatcaccatcaCAACAATCACAACAGTACCCATAATCCTTACGTGGAAAATCATAATTCGAATCACGCGCAACAGAATGCTGGCAATCTCGTCGTCGACGTTGAACCGAGCCACGACAATAAGAAACATCGAAATGG ACCGTGCGTAATCCGTTCTGGCACCAGAGAAGTGCATAACAAATTGGAGAAAAATCGAAGGGCACACCTGAAAGAATGCTTCGAATTGTTGAAGAGACAACTTCCTTcacaagaagagaaaaaatcgtCGAATCTTTCGATTCTTCATGCTGCGATCAGGCATATACAT ATGTTGAAAAGGAAGGAACGTGATTATGAACATGAAATGGAAAGGCTTGCCAGAGAAAAAATTGCTGCACAACAGAGATTGTTAGCTTTGAAGAAAGAACTTGCTGCTACGTGGGatcatattgattttaatactcTTTTACCAGAACAGAATTCGGTTGCCGATATAACGGCTACGAGAAGTA tttcaGAAAACATGGAGGTTGATGTGACTGGACTTGCTCGGGGTGGTACAAGGTATAGTAGTACCAGCAGTCTGAGCAGTGCAGCCACGGTCAGTTCACCACAGACACTTCAAACCAATAGTACGACTTCCAATATTCATAATCAAGTTGCCACCGCAGCTGTAGTTTGCCAAACGCAAGGAATGAATCTTGCACCAAGTTCTAGGGAAAGTCCACCTGCAAGTTCAAGTCCTGGATCATCCGCACCTAGCATTCCTACTCCAGCACag gAGAAAGTTAATACTTCACCAACGGGTATAGTACAGCAGCCGCACCAGCTGCACTTACCGATCAACGCTCAGATATTGAACACGAGTCAAGGTTTACCAACTATCGTCCCAACGCTTCAACACATCGGACCGAGTTTGAGGGTGATACCCGGTGACACAAGGCAACTTCTGGTTACTCACACAGCTGGCAATAACGAGTCCAGGCCGCTCACGTTAGCTGTGCAAAACTCGTCGGATCAATCGAGGCCGCTCATTGCCGTGCAATCGAACACTGGAAGTGAGCCAAGGCCCGTAGCGCTGGTCGTTCACTCGTCCACGGCCAACGACAACAGGGTAACGATCGTGCATTCTAATCTATCCAACAACGACAGGCCGTTGGCCCTAGCCGTGCAATCGTCCGCCAATGACGTCAGGCCAGTTACATTTGTGCACTCTGCAAACGAGGGAAGGCCGTTAGTTCTTGCAGCGCATTCTCCTGCATTGAATGTGTCAA ATGCTCAAACAAGGATAAGAGCGGGAGATGCGCAAACCACGCATAAAATGGTTGGTGGTGTAACATTGGTAGGCGGAAATGGATCGGAGTTGACCAGACTTCCCGGTGGCGCTGAATTAAACATACTCCCTGCAAATG GATTGACGTTGAGCCACACAGGAGTGTCGCTTCAAACCACAACAGGTAAACCAGGTTCGACAGTGATGCAAAACGCTCCGTCCACAGAGGGTATAGCTCACATCGTTGGTCCGCACACACCCCTTTCCGGCTTGACACCAATTGTCACGCCGATGACCGTTGTTTCGCAAGGAAATCAAGTGACTGCTCATATCCTAGCCCCCTCCAGCCTTGCGGGCAAAATGATAACCACcccaattttaaaatctgtgGCACAAATGCCGATCGTGAACGCTCAGTACATCAATACCACCACTCTGGTGAAGCCTGTTGTTGTCGTAAGTTCACCGTCAACATCTACACCGCAATCGACGACGGCTTCCAGTACACAACCTTCCTCGACCACACATTCGACCGTCTGA
- the LOC107994726 gene encoding max-binding protein MNT isoform X3 has product MLIIDEEEPLENNRTNGNHTASARGSPVISNTRVTPPSASANSAHLTALHSASHHHLSHHQQQQQQPAQQQQQLQHQQQHQQQQHQQQQQQHHHHHHHHNNHNSTHNPYVENHNSNHAQQNAGNLVVDVEPSHDNKKHRNGPCVIRSGTREVHNKLEKNRRAHLKECFELLKRQLPSQEEKKSSNLSILHAAIRHIHMLKRKERDYEHEMERLAREKIAAQQRLLALKKELAATWDHIDFNTLLPEQNSVADITATRSISENMEVDVTGLARGGTRYSSTSSLSSAATVSSPQTLQTNSTTSNIHNQVATAAVVCQTQGMNLAPSSRESPPASSSPGSSAPSIPTPAQEKVNTSPTGIVQQPHQLHLPINAQILNTSQGLPTIVPTLQHIGPSLRVIPGDTRQLLVTHTAGNNESRPLTLAVQNSSDQSRPLIAVQSNTGSEPRPVALVVHSSTANDNRVTIVHSNLSNNDRPLALAVQSSANDVRPVTFVHSANEGRPLVLAAHSPALNVSNAQTRIRAGDAQTTHKMVGGVTLVGGNGSELTRLPGGAELNILPANGLTLSHTGVSLQTTTGKPGSTVMQNAPSTEGIAHIVGPHTPLSGLTPIVTPMTVVSQGNQVTAHILAPSSLAGKMITTPILKSVAQMPIVNAQYINTTTLVKPVVVVSSPSTSTPQSTTASSTQPSSTTHSTV; this is encoded by the exons agGAGGAGCCGTTGGAAAATAATAGGACGAACGGAAATCACACGGCGAGCGCCCGAGGTAGCCCCGTGATCTCAAACACGCGAGTAACGCCACCCTCGGCGAGCGCGAACTCGGCTCATCTGACCGCCCTGCACTCCGCGTCGCACCACCACCTATCTCATCaccagcaacagcagcagcaaccggcgcagcagcagcagcaactgCAACACCAGCAGCAGCACCAGCAGCAGCAAcaccagcagcagcagcagcaacatcaccatcatcatcaccatcaCAACAATCACAACAGTACCCATAATCCTTACGTGGAAAATCATAATTCGAATCACGCGCAACAGAATGCTGGCAATCTCGTCGTCGACGTTGAACCGAGCCACGACAATAAGAAACATCGAAATGG ACCGTGCGTAATCCGTTCTGGCACCAGAGAAGTGCATAACAAATTGGAGAAAAATCGAAGGGCACACCTGAAAGAATGCTTCGAATTGTTGAAGAGACAACTTCCTTcacaagaagagaaaaaatcgtCGAATCTTTCGATTCTTCATGCTGCGATCAGGCATATACAT ATGTTGAAAAGGAAGGAACGTGATTATGAACATGAAATGGAAAGGCTTGCCAGAGAAAAAATTGCTGCACAACAGAGATTGTTAGCTTTGAAGAAAGAACTTGCTGCTACGTGGGatcatattgattttaatactcTTTTACCAGAACAGAATTCGGTTGCCGATATAACGGCTACGAGAAGTA tttcaGAAAACATGGAGGTTGATGTGACTGGACTTGCTCGGGGTGGTACAAGGTATAGTAGTACCAGCAGTCTGAGCAGTGCAGCCACGGTCAGTTCACCACAGACACTTCAAACCAATAGTACGACTTCCAATATTCATAATCAAGTTGCCACCGCAGCTGTAGTTTGCCAAACGCAAGGAATGAATCTTGCACCAAGTTCTAGGGAAAGTCCACCTGCAAGTTCAAGTCCTGGATCATCCGCACCTAGCATTCCTACTCCAGCACag gAGAAAGTTAATACTTCACCAACGGGTATAGTACAGCAGCCGCACCAGCTGCACTTACCGATCAACGCTCAGATATTGAACACGAGTCAAGGTTTACCAACTATCGTCCCAACGCTTCAACACATCGGACCGAGTTTGAGGGTGATACCCGGTGACACAAGGCAACTTCTGGTTACTCACACAGCTGGCAATAACGAGTCCAGGCCGCTCACGTTAGCTGTGCAAAACTCGTCGGATCAATCGAGGCCGCTCATTGCCGTGCAATCGAACACTGGAAGTGAGCCAAGGCCCGTAGCGCTGGTCGTTCACTCGTCCACGGCCAACGACAACAGGGTAACGATCGTGCATTCTAATCTATCCAACAACGACAGGCCGTTGGCCCTAGCCGTGCAATCGTCCGCCAATGACGTCAGGCCAGTTACATTTGTGCACTCTGCAAACGAGGGAAGGCCGTTAGTTCTTGCAGCGCATTCTCCTGCATTGAATGTGTCAA ATGCTCAAACAAGGATAAGAGCGGGAGATGCGCAAACCACGCATAAAATGGTTGGTGGTGTAACATTGGTAGGCGGAAATGGATCGGAGTTGACCAGACTTCCCGGTGGCGCTGAATTAAACATACTCCCTGCAAATG GATTGACGTTGAGCCACACAGGAGTGTCGCTTCAAACCACAACAGGTAAACCAGGTTCGACAGTGATGCAAAACGCTCCGTCCACAGAGGGTATAGCTCACATCGTTGGTCCGCACACACCCCTTTCCGGCTTGACACCAATTGTCACGCCGATGACCGTTGTTTCGCAAGGAAATCAAGTGACTGCTCATATCCTAGCCCCCTCCAGCCTTGCGGGCAAAATGATAACCACcccaattttaaaatctgtgGCACAAATGCCGATCGTGAACGCTCAGTACATCAATACCACCACTCTGGTGAAGCCTGTTGTTGTCGTAAGTTCACCGTCAACATCTACACCGCAATCGACGACGGCTTCCAGTACACAACCTTCCTCGACCACACATTCGACCGTCTGA